The following coding sequences lie in one Coxiella endosymbiont of Amblyomma americanum genomic window:
- the mrdA gene encoding penicillin-binding protein 2, which produces MPPNNTRLEAQLFKNRSFSVFLLIILFIFVLIGQLSFLQIKNHHFYSTLAKRNLLSIIPVHPDRGLIFDRYGIPLASNIPIYTLMIIPSNYKNFNETVKQLSKIISIPREIKKVHSKLYRYHPYPSIPIKYKLTDEEIAHFYVNSYRFPNVRLAAHMVRCYPFSDTVSNVLGYVGQISPSELQKVDSSNYTSNDITGKAGIEKYYEKQLHGKIGFKTVEINANNRIVRVLKTTLPMSGNNIYLTIDSALQTEVKKILGNENGAVVIIQPGTGQVLALVTNPSFNTNLLILGLSQKQYQKFLCSPKHLFYNRAIQGEFSPGSTIKPFLALIGLDKEIITSRYQIYDPGWFKLPNTHHIYHDWKSKGHGWINVKKAIIVSCDVYFYNLAVMLGIYRIDDILHRFGFGSITGIDLPEEVSGLLPSPNWKMKNRGYPWYTGDTIETGIGQGFFLVTPLQLAQAVSILAERGRGYRPSLLLKVVTPTGRIQVSPSILRSPVILKNPHNWDIIIHAMQDVVDKSWGSAQFFGRHPGFSVAAKTGTAQIYKHQREDKTRYNVLPKRLRNNHLFVAFAPVTECPKIAIAVVVEHSALADKITGKIMQYYFEHAKNINHK; this is translated from the coding sequence ATGCCTCCTAATAATACCAGACTCGAAGCACAATTGTTTAAAAATCGTAGTTTTAGTGTATTTCTTTTGATAATTCTTTTTATCTTTGTCCTAATAGGACAATTAAGTTTTTTACAAATAAAAAATCACCATTTTTATTCTACATTAGCTAAACGTAATTTATTAAGTATCATTCCTGTACATCCCGATCGGGGTTTAATTTTTGATCGATATGGCATTCCTTTGGCAAGTAATATTCCAATTTATACATTGATGATTATACCTAGTAATTATAAAAACTTTAATGAAACGGTAAAACAATTATCGAAAATTATCTCCATTCCTAGAGAAATAAAAAAAGTTCACTCTAAATTGTATCGATATCATCCTTACCCATCAATCCCCATAAAATATAAATTAACTGACGAAGAGATCGCGCATTTTTATGTTAATAGCTATCGTTTTCCTAATGTACGTCTTGCAGCACATATGGTGCGTTGTTATCCATTTTCTGATACTGTTAGCAATGTTTTAGGTTACGTAGGACAAATCAGTCCTAGTGAATTACAGAAAGTCGACTCAAGTAATTATACATCTAATGACATAACCGGAAAAGCGGGTATTGAAAAATACTATGAAAAACAATTACATGGAAAAATTGGTTTTAAAACAGTTGAAATCAATGCAAACAATCGGATTGTGCGTGTTTTGAAAACGACTCTTCCAATGTCCGGAAATAATATTTATTTAACGATTGATAGCGCATTACAAACCGAAGTAAAAAAGATCTTAGGAAACGAAAACGGTGCTGTTGTTATCATACAACCAGGCACAGGACAGGTTTTAGCGCTAGTCACAAATCCGAGCTTTAATACCAACCTTCTTATATTAGGCTTAAGCCAGAAACAATATCAGAAATTTCTTTGTTCACCTAAGCATCTTTTTTATAATCGAGCTATTCAAGGAGAATTTTCTCCTGGTTCTACTATAAAACCTTTTTTAGCCCTAATAGGTCTAGATAAGGAAATTATCACTTCACGCTACCAAATTTATGATCCTGGCTGGTTTAAATTACCGAACACCCATCATATTTATCATGATTGGAAATCAAAAGGTCACGGATGGATTAATGTAAAAAAAGCTATCATAGTTTCATGTGACGTTTATTTTTACAATCTAGCAGTAATGCTAGGTATTTACCGAATAGATGATATATTACATCGTTTTGGTTTTGGAAGTATAACAGGCATTGATTTACCAGAAGAAGTTTCTGGACTTTTGCCTTCCCCGAATTGGAAAATGAAAAATAGAGGTTATCCATGGTACACAGGAGATACTATAGAGACAGGTATAGGACAAGGATTTTTTCTTGTAACGCCTTTACAATTGGCCCAAGCTGTCAGTATTTTAGCCGAACGGGGTAGGGGATATCGTCCATCATTATTACTAAAAGTCGTTACACCAACAGGAAGAATACAAGTGTCACCATCGATTTTGCGATCACCAGTGATATTAAAAAATCCCCACAATTGGGATATTATAATCCATGCTATGCAAGATGTAGTTGATAAATCTTGGGGAAGTGCCCAATTCTTTGGAAGACATCCAGGATTTTCCGTTGCAGCGAAAACTGGGACAGCTCAGATCTATAAACATCAGCGTGAAGATAAAACACGATACAATGTGCTTCCTAAACGACTACGCAATAATCATCTTTTTGTTGCTTTTGCTCCTGTAACAGAGTGTCCAAAAATTGCTATTGCAGTAGTTGTTGAACATAGTGCTTTAGCTGATAAAATAACGGGGAAAATCATGCAATATTATTTTGAACATGCCAAAAATATAAATCATAAATGA
- the rodA gene encoding rod shape-determining protein RodA, with translation MWIKQRAPVPLNWWLLRVDLLLTVLISILVLFGLFILFSASNQNINVVTKQLFWLLIGFLVMFILANIPPQFYYQWTPLIFVFGLFLLVIVLVFGDIGRGARRWFNLGFFHFQPAEIMKLATPMMLAYYCSNKKFPLRIKSLFCSLILLTLPAVLTAKQPDLGTAMVMEISGLCVLLLAGISWQLIFTLLFLIIGLSIPLWHFMHTYQKDRVLIFLNPERDPLGKGYHIIQSKIAFGSGGLFGKGWLHGTQSHLQFLPVHVTDFIFAVIGEEFGFLGCLVLIGLFLIVFARCFLYMSNKAQNTYDRLLSGSLSLTFILSALVNIGMVIGILPVVGVPLPLISYGGSSIITTMAEFGIIMSIYTHKKLWSII, from the coding sequence ATGTGGATTAAACAACGTGCTCCAGTCCCACTGAATTGGTGGCTATTACGCGTTGATCTTTTACTAACAGTTTTGATTTCTATTCTCGTCTTGTTTGGTCTTTTTATTTTGTTTAGTGCTAGCAATCAAAATATAAACGTTGTAACCAAGCAATTGTTTTGGTTGCTGATCGGTTTTTTAGTAATGTTTATCCTTGCTAACATTCCCCCACAATTTTATTATCAATGGACGCCTTTGATATTTGTCTTTGGGTTATTTTTATTAGTTATTGTATTAGTCTTTGGAGATATCGGAAGGGGCGCGCGTCGTTGGTTTAATTTGGGATTTTTTCATTTTCAGCCCGCGGAAATTATGAAACTTGCTACACCCATGATGCTCGCTTACTACTGTAGTAATAAAAAATTTCCCCTTCGAATAAAATCTTTATTTTGTTCTTTGATACTTTTAACACTACCTGCAGTGTTAACTGCGAAACAACCTGATTTAGGAACAGCTATGGTTATGGAGATTTCAGGATTATGTGTACTGTTATTGGCAGGAATAAGTTGGCAATTAATTTTTACTTTACTTTTTTTAATTATTGGATTGAGCATACCTCTTTGGCATTTTATGCATACTTACCAAAAGGATAGAGTATTAATTTTTTTAAATCCAGAGAGAGATCCTTTAGGAAAAGGTTATCATATTATTCAGTCAAAAATTGCTTTTGGTTCTGGTGGTTTATTTGGAAAAGGATGGTTACATGGAACGCAGTCACACCTTCAATTCTTGCCTGTCCATGTGACTGATTTTATTTTTGCGGTAATCGGAGAGGAATTTGGTTTTCTTGGTTGTCTTGTTTTAATTGGCCTCTTTTTAATTGTTTTTGCTAGATGTTTTTTGTATATGAGTAATAAAGCGCAAAATACTTATGATCGCTTGTTAAGCGGAAGCTTAAGTTTAACGTTTATTTTGTCAGCATTGGTTAATATAGGAATGGTCATTGGTATTTTACCTGTTGTTGGTGTGCCTTTGCCGCTTATAAGCTACGGAGGTAGTTCTATTATTACAACTATGGCTGAATTTGGCATTATCATGTCGATATACACACATAAAAAATTGTGGTCTATTATCTAA
- the mltB gene encoding lytic murein transglycosylase B, protein MEAAGVPSLPQKAYSFVHYMVKHCRFKQKILINILAHAKCNQEIIYKITHPYEEKPWKIYRDYFITDIRVQKGIHYWKTHQQALKYAYRIYGVPSEIIVAIIGIETNYGQCIGNYSALDVLTTLAFYHQFRTKFFLSELVQLFLLAKEQDLPIYLIRSSYAGAIGISQFMPSTYRHYATKYPRNHYLNLMRHNNDAIVSVANFLHIHGWKKNQPVAYIVNHPHILIADKKALLSIKKKQLKAYFYLRNTDISSIIEIKSSIPCQIKSNHKYFWFLFPNFYVIMRYNPHVMYAMAVYQLSQAIREQYNKLTN, encoded by the coding sequence ATGGAGGCGGCTGGGGTGCCATCGTTACCACAAAAAGCTTATTCTTTCGTTCATTATATGGTAAAACACTGTCGATTTAAACAAAAAATACTTATTAATATTCTTGCCCATGCTAAGTGTAATCAGGAAATCATTTATAAAATCACGCATCCGTACGAAGAGAAACCTTGGAAAATTTATCGAGATTATTTTATTACAGACATTCGCGTACAAAAAGGAATTCATTACTGGAAAACTCATCAACAAGCTTTAAAATATGCATACCGTATATACGGTGTTCCTTCTGAAATTATCGTAGCTATCATTGGGATTGAAACTAACTACGGCCAATGCATAGGGAATTACTCCGCTTTAGATGTTCTTACTACGTTAGCTTTTTATCATCAATTTCGTACTAAGTTTTTTTTATCTGAGCTTGTTCAACTTTTTTTACTTGCTAAAGAACAAGATTTACCAATTTACTTAATTAGAAGTTCTTATGCAGGAGCTATTGGTATTTCTCAATTTATGCCTAGCACTTATCGACATTATGCTACAAAATACCCAAGGAACCACTATCTCAATCTTATGAGACATAACAACGATGCTATTGTCAGTGTCGCCAACTTTTTACACATCCATGGATGGAAAAAAAATCAACCTGTTGCTTACATTGTCAATCACCCACACATTTTAATAGCGGATAAAAAAGCATTGCTTTCTATTAAAAAAAAGCAACTTAAAGCTTATTTTTATTTAAGAAATACAGACATCTCTTCGATCATTGAGATAAAGTCATCGATTCCATGTCAAATAAAAAGTAATCATAAATATTTTTGGTTTCTTTTTCCAAATTTTTACGTGATTATGCGGTATAATCCGCACGTGATGTACGCTATGGCTGTTTATCAATTAAGCCAAGCGATTCGTGAACAATACAATAAGCTAACGAACTAA
- the htpX gene encoding zinc metalloprotease HtpX → MNCIEDFKSTTIDWRASIKRNQQKTLLVIFTFVLIYLLVGLLIDLYIYANHFPIATVWQLFVALISLKIFPIATFVTGLFALFSLFITFTFNHKLALLGTHYREITSETAITFREKMLYNIVEELKVAAVLQFRPRIYIIDARYMNAFASGFDEKSSMIAITSGLLIKLDRSELEAVIAHEVSHIRHADIRLTLIASVLVNSLLMLVDILFFSTLFRERSRDNETRNQLFFFILVLRYCLPLITILLMLYLSRTREYMADAGSVRLIRDNEPLARALLKIQDDHMQNKEEYSFTYKHTPHESVRQAAYIYDPIKAGIEIRSSLNELFSTHPSLTKRLSAIGWNRKPPERKM, encoded by the coding sequence ATGAATTGTATTGAAGATTTTAAATCAACTACAATCGATTGGCGGGCTTCTATAAAAAGAAATCAGCAAAAAACTTTGTTGGTTATTTTTACCTTCGTGTTGATCTATTTGCTAGTAGGGCTTCTTATAGATTTGTACATTTATGCAAACCATTTCCCTATAGCTACAGTCTGGCAGCTTTTCGTAGCATTGATCAGTTTAAAGATATTCCCAATTGCTACTTTTGTTACAGGATTATTTGCATTATTTTCTCTATTTATAACATTTACTTTTAATCACAAACTAGCGCTCCTTGGAACTCATTATAGAGAAATTACTTCGGAAACCGCTATAACTTTTCGAGAAAAAATGCTCTACAATATCGTAGAAGAATTAAAAGTTGCTGCAGTGCTTCAATTTAGACCAAGAATTTATATAATAGACGCTCGCTATATGAATGCGTTTGCCAGTGGTTTTGATGAAAAATCTTCGATGATTGCTATAACTAGTGGGCTTTTAATAAAACTGGATCGTAGCGAATTAGAAGCTGTTATAGCGCACGAAGTTAGTCATATTCGTCATGCAGACATACGATTAACCCTAATCGCTTCTGTGCTTGTTAATTCTCTTTTAATGCTAGTTGATATTCTTTTCTTCAGCACTCTTTTTAGAGAGCGCTCGCGAGACAACGAAACTCGCAATCAATTATTCTTTTTTATACTAGTATTACGTTATTGCTTGCCTTTGATTACAATACTATTAATGTTATACCTTAGCCGGACTCGAGAGTATATGGCTGATGCGGGTTCTGTGAGATTGATACGTGATAATGAACCTTTGGCTAGAGCGTTATTAAAGATTCAAGACGACCATATGCAAAACAAGGAGGAATACTCTTTCACATATAAACACACCCCTCATGAAAGCGTTCGTCAAGCGGCTTATATCTACGATCCTATAAAAGCAGGTATTGAAATAAGAAGCTCATTAAATGAGCTCTTTTCTACACACCCTTCACTTACAAAACGTTTATCGGCTATTGGGTGGAATAGAAAACCCCCCGAAAGGAAAATGTGA
- a CDS encoding LemA family protein, translating to MKFFIVILILLVLLGVYAIAAYNSLIVLIESIRNNNKQIDIQLDRRFKVFESLIDVVKKYMDYERSTLKDVVALRNQAQTAKQEGDNSARMKAENKISMIFSGLRVVFEQYPNLKANQNAMQLQEAIVNTENKLAYAKQAYNDSVERYNAKKNMVFPSIVVRAFPKKLDIHFPYWELSSDKIQNQENYTITL from the coding sequence ATGAAGTTCTTTATTGTTATCCTTATTTTGCTAGTGTTACTGGGTGTCTATGCTATAGCGGCTTACAATAGTCTGATTGTTCTAATAGAGTCTATCCGCAACAACAATAAACAAATTGATATCCAATTAGATCGACGGTTCAAAGTATTTGAATCTTTGATTGATGTTGTGAAAAAATATATGGATTATGAAAGATCCACTTTGAAAGATGTAGTAGCGCTACGTAATCAAGCGCAAACAGCGAAACAAGAAGGAGATAATAGCGCTCGTATGAAGGCAGAGAATAAAATATCTATGATTTTTAGTGGACTGCGTGTTGTATTTGAACAATATCCTAATCTAAAGGCAAATCAAAATGCAATGCAATTACAAGAAGCGATAGTTAATACAGAAAATAAATTAGCCTATGCAAAACAAGCTTATAATGATAGTGTAGAACGTTACAATGCTAAAAAAAACATGGTTTTTCCTTCAATTGTTGTCCGAGCTTTTCCTAAAAAGTTAGATATTCATTTTCCTTATTGGGAATTATCTTCCGATAAAATTCAGAATCAAGAGAACTACACGATAACATTATAG
- the ligA gene encoding NAD-dependent DNA ligase LigA: MIILEKIRRQIEQLRREINQHNYQYYVLSEPIISDETYDELFSKLRQLETQYFKLVVPTSPTQRVGALPLKKFKTVFHKMPMLSLDHVFNTSALLAFEKRVQQRLKLDQPIEYACEPKMDGVALNLLYEHGKLVRAATRGDGVIGEDVTQNAKTITTIPLQLRGQDFPQLIEIRGEVLMSRKEFKKLNEESKKLGTKAFVSPRNAASGSLRQLDPQITAQRQLSFYGYALGAVRGGILPQKHSDVLIKFRKWGIPIVPKTVVVKSIKNCFHYCEYFQKIRDTFSFDIDGMVIKVNVLALQEALGYIARAPRWAVAYKFLAQEKITTVKSIEFYVGRTGAVTPIARLAPISIGGVTIKNATLHNFNELHRKDIRVGDTVIVRRSGDVIPEIIAPLLGRRPRNTKQVNVPKFCPICQTKVIKLENEVVVRCIGGLSCTAQLRETIKHFVSRRAMNIKGLGDKWIATFIKEKVIKDIVDIYKLNINSLIALPRIGKKLAENLLAAIEKSKKTTLTRFLYALGIVGVGETSARALSQHFQELRPLMEASDRQLLAVKNIGPITAKNVRNFFQQDRNIALISALIHLGISFVKERTNLQSEISGKVFVLTGKLESLTRDTAKEKIKLFGGKTNNNVSKNIDYLVVGENPGDKKYDKAKKLDISIINEKVFLTLLKQ; the protein is encoded by the coding sequence ATGATAATTCTTGAAAAGATTCGTAGACAGATTGAACAATTACGTAGAGAAATTAATCAACATAACTATCAATACTATGTTTTATCAGAACCTATTATATCTGATGAAACCTATGATGAACTTTTTTCTAAATTACGACAATTAGAAACACAATATTTTAAGTTGGTGGTACCCACTTCTCCCACTCAGCGAGTAGGAGCATTGCCTCTTAAAAAATTTAAAACTGTCTTTCATAAGATGCCTATGTTATCCCTGGATCATGTGTTTAATACATCGGCATTGCTGGCATTTGAGAAACGAGTTCAACAGCGATTAAAGTTAGATCAACCTATTGAGTACGCTTGTGAACCTAAAATGGATGGAGTAGCATTGAATTTACTTTATGAACATGGCAAGTTGGTTCGTGCTGCTACGCGAGGCGATGGTGTTATAGGAGAAGATGTTACTCAGAATGCTAAAACGATTACAACAATTCCCTTACAGTTAAGGGGTCAGGACTTTCCTCAACTGATTGAAATACGAGGAGAAGTGTTGATGTCCCGCAAAGAGTTTAAAAAACTTAATGAAGAATCGAAAAAATTAGGAACAAAGGCATTTGTAAGTCCTAGAAACGCTGCTTCAGGAAGCTTACGTCAATTAGATCCACAAATCACAGCACAACGGCAGTTGTCGTTCTACGGTTATGCTTTAGGTGCTGTTAGAGGCGGTATTTTGCCACAGAAACACAGCGACGTCCTAATAAAATTCAGAAAATGGGGGATTCCCATTGTTCCTAAAACAGTAGTGGTAAAAAGTATAAAAAACTGTTTTCATTATTGTGAATATTTTCAGAAGATACGTGACACCTTTTCTTTTGATATTGATGGTATGGTAATAAAAGTTAATGTGCTTGCTTTACAAGAGGCATTGGGATACATTGCACGTGCTCCTAGATGGGCGGTTGCTTATAAATTTTTAGCTCAAGAAAAAATAACAACTGTAAAGAGTATTGAATTTTATGTAGGGCGTACTGGTGCTGTAACACCTATAGCCCGATTGGCACCTATTTCCATTGGAGGAGTAACAATTAAGAACGCTACTTTACATAATTTTAATGAATTGCATCGAAAAGATATTCGTGTAGGTGATACAGTTATTGTACGCCGTTCTGGTGACGTAATTCCAGAAATTATCGCACCTTTATTAGGACGACGACCACGGAATACTAAGCAGGTAAATGTTCCTAAGTTTTGTCCTATATGTCAAACGAAAGTGATAAAATTAGAAAACGAAGTTGTAGTTCGATGTATAGGAGGTTTGTCTTGTACAGCTCAATTACGAGAAACAATTAAACATTTTGTTTCACGTCGAGCAATGAATATCAAAGGATTGGGTGATAAATGGATAGCGACTTTTATTAAAGAAAAAGTAATTAAAGACATAGTGGATATTTATAAACTTAATATAAATTCTCTCATAGCGCTTCCTAGAATAGGAAAAAAATTGGCTGAAAATTTACTAGCGGCTATTGAGAAAAGCAAAAAGACTACTTTAACACGGTTTTTGTATGCATTAGGGATTGTTGGAGTTGGTGAAACGAGTGCAAGGGCTTTATCTCAGCATTTTCAAGAACTTAGGCCTTTAATGGAAGCTTCTGATAGACAACTTTTAGCTGTTAAAAATATTGGTCCAATTACTGCAAAGAATGTTAGAAACTTTTTTCAACAGGACCGTAATATTGCACTGATTAGCGCATTAATTCACCTCGGCATTTCTTTTGTAAAAGAGAGAACAAATTTACAGTCAGAAATTTCTGGAAAGGTTTTTGTTCTTACTGGTAAATTAGAAAGTTTGACGCGAGACACAGCAAAAGAAAAAATTAAACTTTTCGGAGGAAAAACCAATAATAATGTATCTAAAAATATTGATTATTTAGTTGTTGGAGAAAATCCGGGTGATAAAAAATACGATAAGGCAAAAAAATTAGATATTTCTATTATCAATGAAAAGGTCTTTTTGACATTATTAAAACAATGA
- a CDS encoding oligopeptide:H+ symporter, whose translation MSIKSLTAQPKSFYLIFFIEIWERFGFYGVQVLLVLYMVQQLGYQDSRADFLFSAFSALVFLLPCLGGYIGDKVLGTKRTILLGAVVLAFGYLILSLPKVSSQHFSLPLAFIAVGVGLFKANPSSLLSKVYEETPHNLDSGFTLYYMAINIGAAVSMNLTPILNNFFGWHIAFSVCCIGMMLAILNFLIMRKTIFSIGSKPDQIPLRWDYFGYVLLGIIVLIFVSNFLLNYYQAISWLLFGSTIVLFFTYLILIYKATAEERKGMLLFIILFFQAVIFFVLYFQMPTSLSLFALRNVHHAILGIPIQPAQFQMLNSFWVMIMSPVMAWFYRRWHKNNRDLSLPAKFSLGTLLAGLSFLFLPLGAFYNHHGVISGVWLVFSYWLQSTGELLVSALGLSLAARYVPQRFMGFTMGLWFLCASIASIIAGKVASIASIPANISTDPSLSLPIYNHLFTKIGLITIFISLAMFTLISPLKRLTESDRQV comes from the coding sequence GTGTCCATTAAATCTTTGACTGCTCAACCCAAGTCTTTTTATCTTATTTTCTTTATTGAAATTTGGGAGCGATTTGGATTCTATGGTGTACAGGTATTGTTGGTTCTTTATATGGTACAACAATTAGGTTATCAAGATAGTCGTGCCGATTTTTTGTTTTCGGCTTTTAGCGCTTTAGTTTTTCTACTTCCCTGTTTGGGTGGGTATATTGGCGATAAAGTATTAGGAACTAAACGAACTATTCTATTAGGCGCAGTAGTTTTAGCATTTGGATATCTAATATTATCTTTACCAAAGGTCTCTAGTCAGCATTTTTCACTCCCACTAGCCTTCATTGCTGTGGGTGTAGGACTATTTAAAGCTAATCCTTCGAGTTTACTTTCAAAAGTTTATGAGGAAACACCCCATAATTTAGACAGTGGTTTTACTTTATATTATATGGCTATTAATATAGGTGCGGCGGTTTCTATGAATCTTACTCCTATCTTAAATAATTTTTTTGGTTGGCATATAGCTTTTTCTGTTTGTTGTATTGGGATGATGCTTGCTATTTTGAATTTTCTTATTATGAGAAAGACTATATTTAGTATTGGCTCTAAACCAGATCAAATTCCTCTTCGATGGGATTATTTTGGTTATGTGTTATTGGGCATCATAGTACTAATTTTTGTAAGCAATTTCTTACTTAACTACTACCAAGCTATTTCCTGGCTCCTGTTTGGTAGTACTATTGTTTTATTCTTTACTTACTTGATATTAATTTATAAAGCAACTGCAGAAGAACGAAAAGGAATGTTGTTATTCATAATTTTATTTTTTCAAGCTGTTATCTTCTTCGTGTTGTATTTTCAAATGCCGACATCATTATCATTGTTCGCTTTGCGTAATGTTCACCATGCAATACTTGGTATTCCCATTCAACCAGCTCAATTTCAAATGCTAAATTCGTTTTGGGTAATGATAATGAGTCCAGTAATGGCATGGTTTTACCGGCGGTGGCATAAAAATAATCGAGATTTATCATTGCCAGCTAAGTTTTCATTGGGGACGCTGTTAGCCGGATTGAGTTTTTTATTTCTACCATTAGGTGCTTTCTATAATCATCATGGAGTAATTTCAGGCGTATGGCTAGTCTTTTCTTACTGGTTACAAAGTACAGGAGAGCTTTTAGTGAGCGCTCTTGGTTTATCTTTAGCCGCTCGATACGTACCACAACGGTTCATGGGATTTACTATGGGTCTTTGGTTCCTTTGTGCCTCAATTGCAAGTATTATTGCAGGCAAAGTAGCCAGTATCGCCAGTATTCCAGCCAATATCTCCACAGATCCAAGTTTGTCGTTACCTATTTATAATCACTTATTCACGAAAATAGGTCTAATCACAATTTTCATTTCTCTCGCTATGTTTACTTTAATTTCTCCTCTAAAGAGGCTAACAGAAAGCGACCGACAAGTATAA
- the pyrF gene encoding orotidine-5'-phosphate decarboxylase has translation MTKKKEPKIIVAIDSNTREEVDVQIQQLDPTLCHLKIGNILFTRYGPPFIEELIQKNYRIFLDLKFHDIPKVAASACRAAALLGVWMVDVHILGGRIMLETVMDTLKNTIGGGKTRPIVVGVTALTSLDASDFKTLGIHSNITSLVARMAILAKESGLDGVVCSAKEAAFLRKQQGKDFLLVTPGIRLSHEEKQDQKRTMTPRAAIKAGSDYLVIGRSIMQLPNPREILQNITYAIFTDLTNS, from the coding sequence ATGACAAAAAAAAAAGAACCTAAAATTATTGTAGCTATTGATAGTAATACTCGCGAGGAGGTCGATGTACAAATACAACAATTAGATCCTACGTTATGTCATCTTAAAATTGGAAATATTTTATTTACACGGTATGGTCCTCCTTTTATAGAGGAGTTAATCCAAAAAAATTACAGAATTTTTTTGGACTTAAAATTTCATGACATCCCAAAGGTAGCCGCGAGTGCTTGTCGTGCTGCTGCTCTTTTGGGTGTTTGGATGGTTGATGTGCATATTTTAGGAGGGCGTATTATGTTAGAAACAGTAATGGATACATTAAAAAATACAATAGGAGGAGGGAAGACAAGACCAATAGTTGTTGGAGTTACTGCTCTAACTAGTCTAGACGCTTCTGATTTTAAAACTCTAGGGATTCATAGCAATATTACCTCTTTGGTGGCTCGCATGGCGATACTTGCTAAAGAATCTGGCCTTGACGGAGTAGTATGTTCAGCTAAAGAAGCAGCTTTTTTACGGAAACAACAAGGTAAAGATTTCTTATTGGTAACACCTGGTATTCGATTATCTCACGAAGAAAAACAGGATCAAAAACGGACTATGACTCCTAGGGCTGCTATTAAGGCAGGCAGCGATTATTTAGTCATAGGTCGATCTATCATGCAACTTCCGAATCCGCGAGAGATTTTACAAAATATTACTTATGCAATTTTCACTGATCTCACTAACTCTTAA